A window of the Bdellovibrionales bacterium genome harbors these coding sequences:
- a CDS encoding AAA family ATPase — translation MRTICIVNQKGGVGKTTTSVNLASALASLGKKVLLIDLDPQGNASSGLGVKRHEYQDKNIYHVLIGESEIADSIYRTKESNLYIIPANSDLVGAEIELVDEAEREFKLKKALATLQNHFAYVLIDCPPSLNLLTINALTSADTFLVPLQCEYYALEGLSQLLNTAGLIKKKLNPQLKIEGILLTMFDTRNNLSHQVVSEIQSHFKDKVFSSVIPRNVRLSEAPSHGISIFEYDEKSIGARKYYDLAVELDEKVQRESEAAVAIRGDDLNA, via the coding sequence ATGAGAACGATCTGCATAGTAAATCAAAAGGGTGGCGTAGGAAAAACGACAACATCTGTGAATCTCGCATCAGCCTTAGCGAGTTTGGGGAAAAAGGTTCTTCTTATAGATCTCGACCCTCAAGGGAACGCGTCCAGCGGACTTGGCGTTAAGCGTCATGAGTATCAAGACAAGAACATCTATCACGTCCTTATTGGTGAGTCCGAAATTGCTGACTCTATATATAGGACAAAAGAATCGAACCTCTATATTATACCGGCGAACTCTGACTTGGTCGGAGCGGAGATTGAACTTGTGGACGAAGCCGAAAGGGAGTTCAAACTCAAGAAAGCTCTCGCCACACTGCAGAATCACTTCGCTTATGTTCTGATCGACTGCCCACCATCTTTGAATCTGCTAACTATTAATGCACTTACCTCTGCCGACACTTTCTTGGTCCCTCTTCAGTGCGAATACTATGCTCTCGAAGGACTGAGCCAACTTTTAAATACGGCCGGACTCATCAAAAAGAAGCTCAATCCCCAGCTCAAAATCGAAGGCATCTTACTCACAATGTTTGATACCCGAAATAACCTGAGCCATCAGGTGGTGTCCGAAATTCAGAGCCATTTTAAAGATAAAGTTTTTTCGTCCGTTATTCCTCGAAACGTCCGGCTTAGCGAGGCGCCAAGCCACGGGATTTCTATTTTTGAGTACGACGAAAAATCCATCGGCGCGCGAAAGTATTATGATCTGGCGGTGGAACTCGACGAGAAAGTTCAGCGGGAATCAGAAGCGGCCGTAGCCATCAGAGGAGATGATCTCAATGCTTGA
- a CDS encoding glycoside hydrolase family 3 protein, protein MFTFCCIRPAHGEVPLDQMSVQQKVGQLFVFGFKGDKLTPELKKSITSLKPGGFIVFGRNIKSLSQIAKLNADLQLTSLSQNNPALFLAVDQEGGAVTRIKTSPPLPSAYTIGGTNEPTLAYQAGKVTGEMLGVLGFNMNLAPVLDMTDDKLDSFISARSFSASPSQISSMGLAFAQGLAESKILPVAKHFPGHGPIALDTHQVTPSRSMSLGSLMNSELIPFTDFAASSMPSGVMVAHIVFPDIDPSNSPATYSKKLVNDILLDQLKFKGLVMTDDIEMQGAAALQRIEDRAVAAFLTGNDLIMVGWTPSMQKRAVQGVLAAVKSGKISRARLDHSVKKILAVKEKLVPPPVRKVAQAKLETNTTLLSKTIANRFKKIQYSSVFNSIIARYFKSLSDAKSVAETVDHIVVISPVSSFHSSFNKVEKTQKVVNKSELTATTPLSSQTLLVYHVTSPQTFEGLRKIPGEMQKKTIVVSSHPKLRVQDTSSFLGVVETYSHSPMLGKFTAEAINKILIANRNAEFRRE, encoded by the coding sequence GTGTTTACCTTTTGTTGTATCCGGCCCGCTCACGGAGAAGTTCCGCTGGATCAAATGAGTGTCCAACAAAAAGTGGGACAACTTTTTGTGTTTGGTTTTAAGGGAGATAAGCTCACTCCAGAATTAAAAAAATCGATCACGTCGCTTAAGCCCGGTGGCTTTATTGTTTTTGGTCGCAATATTAAATCGCTTTCCCAGATCGCGAAACTCAATGCCGATCTCCAGTTGACCAGTCTCTCCCAAAATAATCCCGCTTTGTTTTTGGCCGTGGATCAAGAAGGGGGGGCGGTCACTCGAATAAAAACTTCACCTCCACTTCCCAGTGCTTACACCATTGGCGGCACCAATGAGCCGACTCTGGCTTATCAGGCCGGAAAAGTGACCGGCGAAATGCTCGGAGTTCTTGGTTTTAATATGAACCTCGCTCCGGTGTTAGACATGACCGACGATAAATTAGATTCTTTTATCTCGGCTCGGAGTTTTTCAGCATCTCCCTCTCAAATTAGCTCTATGGGTTTAGCTTTTGCGCAGGGACTGGCGGAGTCTAAAATTCTCCCCGTTGCGAAACATTTCCCCGGCCATGGGCCCATAGCTTTAGATACTCATCAGGTGACTCCCTCTCGCTCAATGAGCTTAGGGAGTTTAATGAACAGCGAATTAATTCCATTTACAGATTTTGCGGCCTCCTCGATGCCCTCGGGAGTCATGGTGGCGCATATTGTATTCCCGGATATCGATCCCTCAAATAGCCCCGCTACTTATTCGAAAAAATTGGTCAACGACATCTTACTCGATCAATTAAAGTTTAAGGGCCTTGTAATGACAGATGACATCGAAATGCAAGGGGCCGCCGCGCTTCAACGGATCGAAGATCGCGCGGTTGCGGCGTTCCTCACCGGCAATGATTTAATTATGGTGGGTTGGACGCCTTCAATGCAAAAACGTGCCGTTCAAGGGGTTCTCGCGGCCGTAAAGTCAGGGAAGATTTCTCGCGCCCGACTTGATCACAGTGTTAAAAAAATTCTCGCGGTCAAAGAAAAGCTGGTTCCTCCACCGGTTCGCAAAGTAGCCCAGGCCAAATTAGAGACGAACACCACTTTGCTCTCTAAAACCATTGCGAACCGGTTTAAAAAAATACAGTACAGTTCTGTTTTTAATTCGATTATCGCCCGATACTTTAAAAGTCTTTCTGACGCTAAGTCCGTCGCGGAAACGGTCGATCACATCGTTGTGATAAGCCCGGTATCATCCTTCCACTCGAGCTTTAATAAGGTCGAAAAAACTCAAAAAGTAGTGAACAAGTCTGAACTCACGGCGACAACGCCGCTCTCCTCCCAAACGTTGCTGGTCTATCACGTGACTTCCCCTCAAACTTTCGAAGGCTTGAGAAAAATTCCAGGAGAGATGCAGAAAAAAACGATCGTCGTTTCATCCCACCCTAAATTGCGTGTTCAAGACACTTCAAGCTTTTTAGGCGTCGTGGAAACGTACTCTCATAGTCCCATGCTGGGAAAATTTACCGCTGAAGCTATTAATAAAATCTTGATTGCGAACCGCAATGCAGAGTTTAGACGCGAGTGA
- a CDS encoding ATP synthase F0 subunit B — MQVVVDILKSLGLNETVVPQFFIFIATFIFLNYFVFNKYLAAYQERRRRTVDSKDVDNEIQIAINSREAEYSREAKEINEQIKAIYDHSKKESQELVNKTISEAQAQHQQKIAEGKKSIDAAVSAARAQLKNSVPEIGQMIKQRLLER; from the coding sequence ATGCAAGTTGTTGTAGATATTCTTAAATCACTTGGTCTTAACGAAACTGTCGTACCGCAATTTTTTATATTTATTGCTACGTTCATTTTCCTCAATTATTTCGTGTTCAATAAGTATCTTGCGGCCTATCAAGAGCGTCGCCGGCGCACGGTTGATAGCAAAGACGTGGATAACGAAATTCAAATTGCGATCAATTCCCGCGAAGCCGAATATTCTCGCGAAGCCAAAGAGATCAACGAGCAGATCAAAGCCATTTATGATCACAGTAAAAAAGAATCACAAGAACTTGTGAATAAAACGATTTCCGAAGCTCAGGCTCAGCATCAACAGAAAATAGCTGAGGGTAAGAAGTCGATTGATGCCGCAGTCTCTGCGGCTCGCGCTCAGTTAAAAAATTCAGTTCCAGAAATTGGCCAGATGATCAAACAAAGGTTATTAGAACGATGA
- the atpA gene encoding F0F1 ATP synthase subunit alpha, with amino-acid sequence METKIRADEISRILKDQIKNYSNQLEVREAGTVLSVGDGVARVYGLETVMAGELVEFPGDITGMVLNLEKDSVGIVIFGEDRTIKEGDIVKRTKKIVQVPVGDALLGRVVDVLGNPIDGKGPIKATENRTVDVKAPGIVKRQPVHEPMQTGVKAIDSMIPIGRGQRELIIGDRQTGKTAIALDTIINQKGKNVKCFYVAIGQKQSTIALVVEKLRATGALEYTTVIAAGASAPAPLQYLAPYAGTTMAEYYRDNGQHALIVYDDLTKQAQAYRQLSLLLRRPPGREAFPGDVFYVHSRLLERAAKMSKEDGGGSLTALPIIETQGGDISAYIPTNVISITDGQIFLEGDLFFKGIRPAISVGKSVSRVGGAAQTKAMKQVAGKLKLALAQYRELEAFAAFASDLDPTSKAQLARGERLVELLKQSQYAPLEVYEQVISIYAASNGYLDGYAVKDVRRYEAEMITFMKQKHSTLVDEIKRENKVSDDAMKKLEDALKEFKSIFDPGK; translated from the coding sequence ATGGAAACTAAAATTCGCGCCGACGAAATTAGTCGAATTCTCAAAGATCAAATTAAAAACTACTCCAACCAACTCGAAGTGAGAGAGGCTGGAACAGTTCTCTCCGTGGGTGATGGTGTTGCCCGCGTTTATGGACTTGAAACCGTCATGGCGGGTGAGCTTGTGGAATTCCCCGGGGATATCACGGGCATGGTCCTTAACTTAGAAAAAGACTCTGTCGGTATCGTTATTTTCGGTGAAGACAGAACTATTAAAGAAGGCGACATCGTTAAAAGAACGAAAAAAATCGTTCAGGTTCCTGTCGGTGATGCTCTTTTAGGCCGCGTTGTGGACGTTCTCGGAAACCCTATTGATGGCAAAGGTCCAATCAAAGCCACTGAAAACCGCACTGTGGATGTGAAAGCTCCAGGGATTGTCAAAAGACAACCCGTTCACGAGCCCATGCAGACAGGTGTCAAAGCCATCGACTCTATGATTCCCATTGGTCGCGGTCAGCGTGAATTGATCATCGGAGATCGTCAAACCGGAAAAACGGCGATCGCTCTTGATACAATCATTAACCAAAAAGGCAAAAACGTTAAATGTTTCTACGTGGCCATTGGTCAGAAGCAATCCACGATTGCTCTTGTTGTTGAAAAACTTCGCGCGACGGGCGCTCTTGAGTACACGACTGTCATCGCGGCGGGCGCGAGTGCTCCCGCTCCGCTTCAGTATCTCGCGCCTTACGCGGGAACAACAATGGCCGAGTACTACCGCGACAACGGTCAACATGCTCTTATCGTTTATGATGATTTAACGAAACAAGCTCAGGCTTATCGTCAGTTGTCACTTCTTCTTCGTCGCCCTCCAGGTCGCGAAGCTTTCCCAGGGGATGTTTTCTACGTTCACTCTCGTTTACTTGAGCGTGCAGCGAAAATGTCTAAAGAAGATGGTGGCGGATCTCTTACAGCTCTCCCGATCATCGAAACACAAGGTGGAGATATTTCTGCCTACATTCCAACAAACGTGATTTCGATCACGGATGGTCAGATCTTCCTCGAAGGTGATTTGTTCTTCAAAGGGATTCGCCCAGCGATTTCTGTGGGTAAATCAGTGTCTCGTGTGGGCGGTGCCGCTCAAACGAAAGCCATGAAGCAAGTTGCGGGTAAATTGAAGCTCGCTCTCGCTCAGTATCGCGAACTTGAGGCTTTTGCTGCATTCGCCTCTGATCTTGATCCGACGTCTAAAGCTCAGCTGGCTCGTGGTGAGCGTCTTGTTGAACTTTTAAAACAGAGCCAATACGCTCCGCTTGAAGTTTACGAGCAAGTGATTTCGATTTACGCCGCTTCTAACGGATACCTCGACGGTTACGCGGTTAAAGATGTTCGTCGTTACGAAGCCGAAATGATCACCTTCATGAAGCAAAAGCACTCCACATTGGTGGACGAAATCAAGCGCGAGAATAAAGTCTCCGACGATGCGATGAAGAAGTTAGAAGATGCATTAAAAGAGTTTAAGTCTATTTTTGACCCAGGTAAGTAA
- a CDS encoding polymer-forming cytoskeletal protein, which yields MITDESVTGILQPETSFEGKITFSGTFKIGGYFKGEVISGGTLIIDEGARVEANINVGEVVLKGQLSGHVVAEKRIVMLAPAKFKGTVSSPNLKIEEGVHFEGESSPPRGH from the coding sequence ATGATCACCGACGAGTCCGTCACCGGGATCCTCCAGCCCGAAACCAGTTTTGAGGGAAAAATTACATTTTCTGGGACTTTCAAAATTGGCGGTTATTTTAAAGGGGAAGTCATTTCCGGCGGAACCCTTATTATAGACGAAGGGGCGCGGGTCGAGGCCAACATCAATGTGGGCGAAGTCGTGCTCAAGGGCCAGTTATCAGGGCATGTTGTGGCCGAAAAGCGAATTGTCATGCTGGCTCCTGCCAAATTTAAGGGAACGGTTTCGTCTCCCAACCTCAAAATAGAAGAGGGTGTTCACTTCGAGGGAGAATCCTCACCACCTCGCGGCCATTAA
- the atpC gene encoding ATP synthase F1 subunit epsilon, which yields MFTLKLVTPQKKLLEGAEVKDVFVPAYRGELQILPGHAPLVTTLTAGVLKYHLKDSDKLESVAISWGYCQVSPTGVTVMAETAELSQDINLVAAQKDRADALEALGKVTYDGFEVERLKFEQAEARINATKSH from the coding sequence ATGTTTACGTTAAAACTGGTAACACCTCAGAAAAAATTGCTTGAAGGCGCGGAAGTTAAAGACGTTTTTGTTCCCGCCTATCGTGGCGAGTTGCAAATTCTCCCTGGGCACGCACCACTAGTGACAACGTTGACGGCTGGAGTTCTTAAGTATCATCTTAAAGATTCAGACAAACTCGAAAGCGTGGCCATTAGCTGGGGATACTGTCAGGTTTCCCCCACTGGCGTTACGGTCATGGCCGAAACCGCTGAGCTCTCCCAAGATATCAATCTTGTCGCCGCACAAAAAGACCGTGCTGACGCCCTTGAGGCTTTAGGAAAAGTGACTTATGATGGCTTCGAAGTAGAACGTCTTAAGTTTGAACAGGCCGAAGCTCGTATCAACGCGACTAAATCACACTAA
- a CDS encoding ParB/RepB/Spo0J family partition protein, with product MLETNKDKKKQRLGRGLGSLFGDDATGNESINTPEAASALEDTVPDFAPVTLEKTEKTVVLEPTVPAVSTPSAGPRVWSIGVDKIYPNKEQPRKDFPQEKIAELAASIKEQGILQPITVRKIEENRYEIIAGERRWRAAQAAGLHEVPVIIKEADNKKVLEWALIENIQREDLNPVEEAEAYSQLIEDHAYTHQELATQLGKERATISNSLRLLTLTKEVRDLVKEQKLSVGHAKVLLALDQSDMQRKVAQTVLDKGLSVRATEKEVANLKKAVAGELDIEAPKSVAERLVETMESDLQKSLGTKVRIDYSGGKGRITIYFYSDDDLTLISDCLKGQ from the coding sequence ATGCTTGAGACGAATAAAGATAAAAAGAAACAAAGATTAGGACGCGGACTCGGAAGTTTATTTGGCGATGATGCCACAGGAAACGAGAGCATTAATACTCCCGAAGCCGCATCTGCGTTGGAAGATACAGTTCCCGATTTTGCACCTGTGACCCTCGAAAAAACAGAAAAGACCGTGGTGCTCGAACCCACAGTTCCCGCAGTCAGTACGCCATCTGCGGGCCCCCGAGTCTGGTCGATCGGTGTCGACAAAATTTATCCGAATAAAGAGCAGCCTCGAAAAGATTTCCCCCAAGAAAAGATCGCGGAACTTGCCGCCTCTATTAAAGAGCAAGGTATTTTACAGCCGATCACTGTGAGAAAAATCGAAGAAAATCGCTACGAAATCATCGCGGGGGAGCGCCGCTGGAGAGCAGCGCAGGCTGCCGGACTGCATGAAGTACCTGTAATTATTAAGGAAGCTGATAACAAAAAAGTCCTTGAGTGGGCGTTAATCGAAAACATTCAGCGTGAAGACCTTAACCCCGTGGAAGAGGCCGAAGCCTATAGCCAGTTGATCGAAGACCACGCCTACACTCATCAAGAGCTGGCCACTCAACTTGGAAAAGAGCGCGCGACCATTTCCAACTCTCTAAGACTTTTGACTTTGACCAAAGAAGTTCGCGATCTGGTGAAGGAGCAGAAGCTTTCGGTGGGCCACGCTAAGGTTCTTCTCGCCCTCGACCAGTCCGACATGCAGAGAAAAGTTGCTCAAACGGTCCTGGACAAAGGGCTTAGCGTTCGTGCTACGGAAAAAGAAGTGGCGAATCTAAAAAAGGCCGTCGCCGGAGAGCTCGACATCGAAGCCCCGAAATCTGTCGCCGAGCGCTTGGTCGAAACTATGGAATCGGATCTCCAAAAATCATTGGGAACAAAAGTTCGAATTGATTATTCCGGCGGTAAAGGTCGAATCACAATTTACTTTTATTCCGATGATGACCTGACATTGATTTCAGATTGTTTGAAGGGTCAGTAA
- the atpH gene encoding ATP synthase F1 subunit delta: MNQLVATYSSALYDLSKDEGKTNRLVEELDGLAPIFQEKEIQQFFASPVTSAQDKEAVLLKALGDKLDKSIVDFLKILAKNNRLALVPEIINAFKETCAMNGKGVRRGEVSSATELSSSEKTSIQQSIEKKLGFPVSLDYKINTELVGGIEAKVGSYVISDSIKSGLTRMTESLKRRTN; encoded by the coding sequence ATGAACCAGTTAGTCGCGACCTACTCATCAGCACTTTATGATCTCAGTAAAGACGAGGGCAAAACCAATCGTCTCGTGGAAGAGCTTGATGGCTTAGCTCCTATTTTTCAAGAGAAGGAAATTCAGCAGTTTTTTGCATCTCCGGTCACGTCAGCCCAAGATAAAGAAGCTGTTTTGCTTAAAGCTCTCGGCGATAAATTGGATAAATCCATCGTCGATTTCCTTAAAATTCTCGCTAAAAATAATCGCCTGGCACTTGTTCCCGAAATCATCAACGCATTTAAAGAAACCTGTGCGATGAATGGGAAAGGTGTCCGTCGCGGAGAAGTCTCTTCTGCCACAGAATTATCTTCTTCCGAGAAAACTTCTATTCAACAAAGTATCGAAAAGAAATTGGGCTTCCCGGTCTCTCTGGATTACAAAATAAATACAGAGCTTGTCGGAGGAATCGAAGCCAAAGTCGGAAGTTATGTGATTTCCGATAGTATTAAATCTGGACTTACAAGAATGACAGAATCACTCAAGAGGAGAACTAACTAA
- the atpG gene encoding ATP synthase F1 subunit gamma, translating into MPSLKDIRNRIQSTKNMRQITSALKLVSASKLKRAQANAVNLRPYAKGLMQLTLDLVQSQRVDHPLIKKREKINNVLLVVISSDRGLCGSFNSTINKFTAKYVAENQSNYQKIDFVFVGRKSRDFFLRRGIKPRDMVTDLAREISYGKATEVANKILELYSSGEYDEVRVIYNEFKSAIAQEVRCEKLLPMDPADARRILNIPDGQVTTKDIIIEPAPEVIIGQLLEKYFTVQIYKTMSESVASEHGARMTAMENATKNAGEQIKILTLNYNKLRQASITSELIEITTGAESLKSQ; encoded by the coding sequence ATGCCAAGTTTAAAAGACATACGTAACAGAATTCAAAGTACGAAGAACATGCGACAGATCACTAGCGCCCTTAAGCTAGTATCTGCGTCCAAGCTCAAGCGAGCTCAGGCGAACGCTGTGAACCTTCGTCCTTATGCCAAAGGGTTGATGCAGTTGACGCTGGACTTAGTTCAATCGCAACGGGTGGATCATCCTTTGATTAAAAAGAGAGAGAAGATCAATAACGTATTGCTCGTGGTGATTTCGAGCGATCGTGGTCTTTGCGGCTCCTTCAACTCGACCATCAATAAGTTTACAGCGAAGTACGTCGCCGAAAACCAGAGCAACTATCAAAAAATTGATTTTGTTTTTGTGGGACGCAAGTCCCGAGACTTCTTTCTTCGCCGCGGGATCAAGCCTCGCGACATGGTCACCGACCTCGCTCGAGAAATTTCCTACGGAAAAGCGACCGAAGTGGCGAATAAAATATTAGAACTTTATTCAAGTGGTGAGTACGACGAAGTTCGTGTGATTTATAACGAATTCAAATCGGCGATTGCTCAGGAAGTTCGTTGCGAAAAACTTCTTCCGATGGATCCGGCTGATGCTCGTCGAATTTTAAATATTCCCGACGGTCAGGTCACTACGAAAGATATCATCATCGAGCCCGCTCCCGAAGTGATCATCGGCCAGCTCCTCGAAAAGTACTTTACCGTGCAGATCTATAAGACAATGTCCGAGAGCGTAGCTTCGGAACATGGGGCTCGAATGACCGCCATGGAAAACGCCACGAAAAACGCCGGCGAACAGATTAAAATTTTAACTTTAAATTATAACAAATTGAGACAGGCATCGATCACGAGTGAATTGATCGAGATCACAACTGGTGCCGAATCGCTTAAGAGCCAATAG
- the atpD gene encoding F0F1 ATP synthase subunit beta, whose translation MTQDTGSVKQVMGPVVDVEFKGSKLPPILSALTTTNKSIDDRANNLTLEVAQHLGDGIVRTIAMDSTDGLVRGQKVSETGDMITTPVGEEVLGRIINVIGEPVDGGAPVKSKERWGIHRDAPKFEDQSTSAEMLMTGIKVVDLLAPYAKGGKIGLFGGAGVGKTVLIQELIHNIATEHGGYSVFAGVGERTREGTDLWIEMKESGVISKTALVYGQMNEPPGARARVALTGLTIAEYFRDREGQDVLFFIDNIFRFTQAGAELSALLGRIPSAVGYQPTLGTDMGALQERITSTKKGSVTSVQAVYVPADDYTDPAPATTFTHLDATTNLDRDIAAQGIYPAVHPMNSTSRILTPEVVGEEHYKTARDVQALLQRYKELQDIIAILGMDELSEDDKLVVARARRVQKFLSQPFNVAEQFTGLKGRYVDIKDTVRGFREILDGKHDDVPEQAFYLVGTIEDVLEAAKKMKA comes from the coding sequence ATGACGCAGGATACAGGTAGCGTAAAGCAGGTAATGGGTCCCGTTGTGGATGTGGAGTTTAAAGGAAGCAAACTTCCTCCAATTCTTTCTGCCCTCACAACCACCAACAAATCGATCGACGATCGCGCCAACAACCTCACTCTCGAAGTGGCTCAGCATTTGGGAGATGGAATCGTAAGAACAATCGCGATGGACTCCACAGATGGTTTAGTTCGCGGTCAAAAAGTTTCTGAAACCGGCGACATGATTACAACTCCGGTGGGAGAAGAAGTTCTCGGACGTATTATCAACGTGATTGGTGAGCCTGTTGATGGCGGCGCTCCGGTCAAATCAAAAGAACGTTGGGGAATTCACCGTGATGCTCCTAAGTTCGAAGATCAGTCCACCTCTGCAGAGATGCTCATGACTGGAATTAAGGTTGTGGATCTTTTAGCTCCTTACGCTAAGGGTGGAAAAATTGGTCTCTTCGGTGGTGCCGGTGTTGGTAAAACCGTTTTGATTCAAGAATTAATTCACAACATCGCTACGGAGCACGGGGGATACTCGGTGTTTGCGGGCGTTGGAGAAAGAACTCGTGAAGGAACAGATCTTTGGATCGAGATGAAAGAATCTGGCGTTATCAGTAAAACAGCTCTGGTCTATGGACAGATGAACGAGCCTCCTGGAGCTCGTGCTCGTGTGGCGTTGACGGGCTTAACGATCGCCGAATACTTCCGTGATCGCGAAGGTCAGGACGTTCTTTTCTTTATCGATAACATTTTCCGATTCACTCAAGCGGGTGCAGAGTTGTCGGCTCTTTTGGGTCGTATTCCTTCGGCGGTGGGATATCAGCCGACCCTAGGTACGGACATGGGTGCTCTTCAAGAACGTATTACTTCGACTAAAAAAGGTTCGGTCACTTCAGTCCAAGCGGTTTACGTTCCTGCGGATGATTACACAGATCCAGCTCCGGCAACGACATTTACTCACTTGGATGCGACGACCAACTTGGATCGTGATATTGCAGCTCAAGGGATTTACCCAGCGGTTCACCCGATGAACTCCACATCTCGTATTTTAACTCCAGAAGTCGTGGGCGAAGAGCACTACAAAACAGCTCGTGATGTTCAGGCTCTTCTTCAGCGGTACAAAGAACTTCAAGACATTATCGCGATCTTGGGTATGGATGAATTGAGCGAAGACGATAAACTCGTCGTTGCTCGCGCTCGTCGGGTGCAGAAGTTTTTGAGCCAACCGTTCAACGTGGCCGAACAGTTCACAGGATTAAAAGGCCGTTATGTGGACATCAAAGACACCGTTCGTGGTTTCCGCGAAATTCTCGACGGGAAACATGATGATGTTCCAGAACAAGCTTTCTATCTCGTTGGAACTATCGAAGACGTTCTCGAAGCTGCTAAAAAAATGAAAGCTTAA